The following coding sequences lie in one Oncorhynchus kisutch isolate 150728-3 linkage group LG17, Okis_V2, whole genome shotgun sequence genomic window:
- the LOC109908579 gene encoding biotinidase, whose translation MSLRVLLAVVVAVLYLSPVMLSGDRTEGTPGPSYVAAVYEHKVILNPEPHVPLSRAAALEHMMRNLKVYEEQAARAAEQGAQIIVFPEDGIHGFNFSRLSISGYLETIPDPLTEDWNPCTQPDRHNQTEVLQSLSCMARRHQLYLVANMPDLQPCPLTSQPHLDPSQTPCPPDGRWQFNTDVVFRSDGSLAARYHKQNLFFEKEFDTPPRLEVVTFDTPFAGRFGVFTCFDILFHDPTVRLLEKGIRQMIFPTAWMNLLPLLTAVQIQRAVSLGANVTLLAANLRHDSKAMTGSGIFTPSTSIYHHAFHHPGEPEEGKLLVLRIPVLDSDWLATQKQAKRQGETGGQGEAKRQIGEEGEAKGQGEIGGEGEAKGQIGEEGEAKGQGETGGQGEAKGQIGEEGEAKGQIGEEGEAKGQGETGGQGEAKGQIGEEGEAKGQGETGREGEAKGQIGEEGEAKGQGETGGEGEGEPLSASLPILSPNPSPSPSHFISSMMCDPFSFVLLHGSEGQLTVCDGPLCCHLQYRRSPQGGNTELYALGAFAGNHTADGHFALQVCALVRCSGSEVSSCGKGVEEAESRLDFRLEGKFGTRYVYPSLLGSGMVVDGPDRIEKTTDGRVTMEHSGMSVGLVTACLYGRVYDQD comes from the exons ATGTCCCTCCGTGTCCTCCTGGCAGTGGTGGTTGCTGTTCTCTATCTGTCCCCGGTAATGTTATCTGGGGACAGGACAGAGGGGACTCCCGGTCCATCTTACGTGGCCGCAGTCTACGAGCACAAGGTGATTCTGAACCCAGAGCCGCATGTGCCTCTGTCTCGGGCCGCGGCGCTCGAGCACATGATGAGGAACCTGAAGGTCTATGAGGAGCAGGCCGCACGGGCAGCGGAACAG GGGGCTCAGATCATAGTATTTCCAGAGGACGGTATCCATGGGTTCAACTTCAGTCGTCTGTCCATCTCTGGTTACCTAGAGACCATCCCTGACCCACTGACTGAGGACTGGAACCCCTGTACACAACCTGACAGACACAATCAGActgag GTCCTCCAGAGTTTGAGCTGCATGGCTCGACGCCACCAACTGTACCTGGTGGCAAACATGCCTGACCTCCAGCCCTGCCCTCTGACCTCTCAACCCCACCTTGACCCCTCTCAAACTCCCTGCCCCCCTGATGGGCGCTGGCAGTTCAACACTGATGTAGTCTTCAG GTCTGATGGTTCCCTGGCGGCTCGCTACCACAAACAAAACCTGTTCTTCGAGAAGGAATTCGATACCCCGCCCAGACTCGAGGTGGTGACCTTTGACACGCCGTTCGCCGGACGGTTTGGAGTGTTCACCTGCTTTGACATCCTGTTTCACGACCCTACTGTCAGACTACTGGAGAAG GGTATCAGACAGATGATCTTCCCCACAGCCTGGATGAATCTGCTTCCTCTACTAACAGCGGTTCAGATCCAGAGAGCGGTCAGTCTGGGAGCTAACGTCACTCTTCTGGCGGCTAACCTCAGGCATGACAGCAAGGCTATGACGGGCAGTGGCATCTTCACCCCTAGTACTTCCATCTATCACCACGCCTTCCACCACCCCGGGGAGCCAGAGGAGGGGAAGCTGCTGGTGTTGAGGATACCTGTACTGGACAGTGACTGGCTGGCAACACAGAAGCAGGcaaagaggcagggagagacaggaggacaggGTGAGGCAAAGAGGCAGATAGGAGAAGAGGGCGAGGCAAAGGGgcagggggagataggaggagagggtgaggcaAAGGGGCAGATaggagaagagggtgaggcaaaggggcagggagagacaggaggacaggGTGAGGCAAAGGGGCAGATaggagaagagggtgaggcaAAGGGGCAGATaggagaagagggtgaggcaaaggggcagggagagacaggaggacaggGTGAGGCAAAGGGGCAGATaggagaagagggtgaggcaaaggggcagggggagacaggaagagagggtgagGCAAAGGGGCAGATAGGAGAAGAGGGCGAGGCAAAGgggcagggggagacaggaggagagggtgagggtgaacctctctccgcttctcttcctatcctctctcccaatccctccccatccccctctcactTCATCTCCTCTATGATGTGTGACCCATTCTCCTTCGTCCTGCTGCATGGTTCAGAGGGCCAGCTGACTGTGTGTGACGGTCCTCTCTGCTGCCACCTGCAGTACCGACGGTCCCCACAGGGTGGCAATACGGAGCTCTATGCTCTAGGGGCATTCGCTGGCAATCACACGGCTGACGGACACTTCGCCTTGCAG GTGTGTGCGTTGGTCCGGTGCtcggggtcagaggtcagctccTGTGGAAAGGGAGTGGAGGAGGCAGAGTCTAGACTGGACTTCCGGTTGGAGGGGAAGTTTGGAACACGTTACGTTTACCCATCGTTGCTAGGTAGTGGCATGGTTGTAGATGGACCCGACCGGATCGAGAAGACCACAGATGGTCGAGTGACTATGGAACACTCAGGGATGTCCGTCGGACTGGTGACCGCATGTCTCTACGGCAGGGTGTACGACCAGGACTAg